The following coding sequences are from one Cystobacter fuscus DSM 2262 window:
- a CDS encoding NAD(+)/NADH kinase, producing MHTLVLVAKKDKPEAAELALRIRERYPSLEVLGDRLLAHTLGWPRIEDRELVSRADLVVVLGGDGTLIHAARMLDGRPTPILGVNLGTLGFMTEISADGIFPALDAVLAGRFKLESRMKLCCRLVRDGKVLVQDEVLNDVVINKGALARVADHEVSIEGVPVAMYKADGVILATPTGSTAYSLSAGGPIVHPSVDCTVLTPICSHALTHRSTLVPADRTIRITLCSETADTFLTLDGQTGHGLQCGDSIEVVRSPNRVQLLRDPSVGYFSILRKKLHWGER from the coding sequence GTGCACACCCTGGTTCTGGTTGCGAAGAAGGACAAGCCCGAGGCGGCGGAACTCGCCCTGCGGATCCGTGAACGCTACCCCTCGCTGGAGGTGCTGGGGGACCGCCTCCTGGCCCACACGCTCGGCTGGCCGCGCATCGAGGATCGGGAGCTGGTGAGCCGGGCGGATCTCGTGGTGGTGCTCGGGGGGGATGGCACCCTCATCCACGCGGCGCGGATGCTCGATGGGCGCCCCACGCCCATTCTCGGAGTGAACCTGGGCACACTGGGCTTCATGACGGAGATCTCCGCGGACGGCATCTTCCCCGCGCTGGACGCGGTGCTCGCGGGCCGCTTCAAGCTGGAGTCGCGCATGAAGCTGTGCTGCCGGCTGGTGCGCGACGGCAAGGTGCTGGTGCAGGACGAGGTCCTCAACGACGTGGTCATCAACAAGGGGGCGCTCGCGCGCGTGGCGGACCACGAGGTGTCCATCGAGGGCGTGCCCGTGGCCATGTACAAGGCGGACGGCGTCATCCTGGCCACGCCCACGGGCTCCACCGCCTACTCGCTGTCCGCGGGCGGGCCCATCGTCCACCCCTCGGTGGACTGCACGGTGCTCACGCCCATCTGCTCGCACGCCCTCACGCACCGCTCCACGCTCGTGCCCGCCGATCGCACCATCCGCATCACCCTGTGCAGCGAGACCGCGGACACCTTCCTCACGCTGGATGGGCAGACGGGCCACGGCCTGCAGTGCGGGGACAGCATCGAGGTGGTGCGCTCGCCCAACCGGGTGCAGCTCTTGCGTGACCCGAGCGTGGGCTACTTCTCCATCCTCCGCAAGAAGCTCCACTGGGGCGAGCGCTAG
- a CDS encoding Gfo/Idh/MocA family protein has protein sequence MSASHDRKLRYAMVGGGRDAFIGAVHRRAMALDGQMELVAGALSSDPDKARASGRDLGLADARNHGHWEELLADELKRPVDERIDFVSIVTPNHVHYPVARAFAEAGIHVVCDKPLVHTSAQAEQLVRTVERTGIVFGVTYNYTGYPMVREARELVRGGVLGELRKVTVEYNQGWLATHLEAQGNKQAGWRTDPEKSGAAGAIGDIGSHAENLAATVTGLEIEAICADLGSLVPGRRLDDDGNLLLRWRGGVRGVLVASQIAAGFENDLRLRVFGSQGSLEWRQEEPNQLVHAPLDGPRRILTRGSPWLSESSRRACRVPSGHPEAFIEAFANVYLGVAADIRARLAGVRADPIAADYPRVTDGARGVRFIEKTVESASSERKWTPMT, from the coding sequence ATGAGCGCCTCGCACGATCGCAAGCTGCGCTACGCCATGGTCGGTGGTGGGCGTGACGCGTTCATCGGCGCGGTGCACCGGCGTGCCATGGCCCTGGACGGGCAGATGGAACTGGTCGCCGGCGCGCTCTCGTCCGACCCGGACAAGGCGCGCGCTTCCGGCCGCGACCTGGGCCTGGCCGACGCGCGCAATCACGGCCACTGGGAGGAGCTGCTCGCCGATGAGCTGAAGCGCCCGGTGGACGAGCGCATCGACTTCGTCTCCATCGTCACGCCCAACCACGTGCACTACCCGGTGGCCAGGGCGTTCGCCGAGGCCGGCATCCACGTGGTGTGTGACAAGCCGCTCGTGCACACCAGCGCCCAGGCCGAGCAGCTCGTGCGCACGGTGGAGCGGACCGGCATCGTGTTCGGCGTCACCTACAACTACACCGGCTATCCCATGGTCCGCGAGGCGCGGGAGCTGGTGCGCGGCGGCGTCCTGGGCGAGCTGCGCAAGGTGACCGTCGAGTACAACCAGGGCTGGCTCGCCACGCACCTCGAGGCCCAGGGCAACAAGCAGGCCGGCTGGCGCACGGATCCCGAGAAGAGCGGGGCGGCGGGCGCCATCGGTGACATCGGCTCGCATGCCGAGAACCTGGCCGCCACCGTCACGGGGCTCGAGATCGAGGCGATCTGCGCGGACCTGGGCTCGCTCGTTCCCGGACGCCGGCTCGATGACGATGGCAACCTGCTGCTGCGCTGGCGCGGGGGGGTGAGGGGCGTGTTGGTCGCCTCGCAGATCGCCGCCGGCTTCGAGAACGACTTGCGCCTGCGCGTGTTCGGCTCTCAGGGCTCACTCGAATGGCGGCAGGAAGAGCCCAACCAGCTGGTGCATGCGCCACTCGATGGACCCAGGCGCATCCTCACACGGGGCTCGCCGTGGTTGAGCGAGTCGTCGCGCCGCGCCTGCCGCGTGCCCTCCGGTCATCCCGAGGCCTTCATCGAGGCGTTCGCCAACGTGTACCTGGGCGTCGCGGCGGACATCCGCGCCCGGCTCGCCGGCGTGCGCGCGGATCCGATCGCCGCGGACTATCCGCGCGTCACCGATGGCGCGCGCGGGGTGCGCTTCATCGAGAAGACGGTCGAGTCGGCCTCCAGCGAACGCAAGTGGACGCCCATGACGTGA